A part of Olleya sp. Bg11-27 genomic DNA contains:
- a CDS encoding GTPase produces the protein MDTLIFVYNADSGIKNLAIDIAHKLFSPKTYACNLCALTFNTFSENTIWKDFRNRTNLNIAFLHTDEFKTKHPNHVFEYPIILSKNNSTLDVFLSKDDINALSTVEELILNIESKSCDMLR, from the coding sequence ATGGATACATTAATTTTTGTTTACAATGCTGACTCTGGAATTAAAAATCTGGCAATAGATATTGCGCATAAATTATTTAGCCCAAAAACATATGCTTGTAATTTATGCGCATTAACTTTTAATACATTTTCGGAAAATACGATTTGGAAAGATTTTAGAAATAGAACCAATTTAAATATTGCGTTTTTACATACGGACGAGTTTAAAACCAAACACCCCAATCACGTTTTTGAATACCCGATTATTTTAAGTAAAAATAACAGTACTCTTGACGTCTTTTTATCTAAAGATGACATCAACGCACTATCCACAGTTGAAGAACTAATCCTTAATATTGAATCTAAATCTTGCGACATGCTGCGTTAG